The following coding sequences are from one Neurospora crassa OR74A linkage group I, whole genome shotgun sequence window:
- a CDS encoding DNA-directed DNA polymerase theta yields MSHNWQPKKPSPVGIWHKTTLQEAREQQELQRQQNQPFQQRAVLTTTTNVAIGQKRSINDVRPQLYNGPPTVKRPTPGPSKTPTPGFTPSAFMKASSGPPPLTASTIDYADPVATAAKGGIPSEYSQRRALPSTPTSTSDPLLSLSHPVYKLPKQLVANFASLGIKTIYPWQKQCLLGPGLLSGDKNLVYSAPTGGGKSLVADLLMLKRVLDDPAGEAKAILVLPYVALVQEKVRWLRNVVSGISRSGDLGQKQPHLEGKQQLWARRPDKDTIRVVGFFGGSKMRATWADFDVAVCTMEKANSLINAAITDCSISKLRAVVLDECHMIDDGYRGYLLELMTTKLLCLDQQVQIIAMSATLTNIRLLKDWLGGHSYETHYRPVPIEEHLVYDGKIYPATTTASLLKTASQLDTRNATTTTTTTTTTTQGPPPSTTSSLQHIRFIHPSLHREFKDPVLNAVVALANETARAGYGVLVFSSSRAGCESDAVLISRVLPSFQEADPLIRERRLDLLNDLRSSSTGLDPKLEQTIPCGVAFHHAGLTTEERELIANAYDAGTLKVCVATASLAAGINLPARRVILHGARMGIDLVGPAMLRQMRGRAGRKGKDEVGETYLCCRRNDLEAVVDLMHADLPQITSCLVSDERRIRRALLEVIAIKLATSREALDEYVGRTMLACEQRLAEKETDEWEDQIRGYIEIGLEKLKEMGFITVTVDERFETASYSTTKLGGAIVASSLDPEDGVFIHKELERALKGFVMDGEMHVLYNFTPVSGLGNGTSVNWKVFWNEMEKLDESGLRVMSFLGLKPVVLNRMLQGGILKETTDEEKDTARRYHRFYLALQLRDLCNEVPIHRVAQKYDVPRGTVQTLAQTCQGFAAGMIKFCEAMGWGAMAAALDHFADRLKAGARADLLSLSKITFVKSRTARVFWDNGFKTVAVIANADPKELVPVLMQAQPNKVRLEVKDEQKYLDKLLAKAKIITDSANRIWQIEMQQELMEEE; encoded by the exons ATGTCGCATAACTGGCAACCAAAGAAACCAAGTCCAGTCGGCATATGGCATAAGACAACCCTGCAGGAAGCGAGAGAGCAGCAAGAACTGCAAAGGCAACAGAATCAACCTTTCCAACAACGGGCCGTactgacgacgacgaccaatGTGGCCATTGGGCAAAAGCGCTCCATAAACGACGTCCGGCCTCAATTATACAATGGGCCTCCAACAGTCAAGCGGCCTACACCGGGGCCATCCAAAACACCAACCCCAGGCTTCACACCATCAGCCTTTATGAAAGCATCCTccggccctcctcccctcaCAGCAAGCACCATAGACTACGCAGACCCAGttgccaccgccgccaaggGCGGCATCCCTTCCGAGTACTCGCAGCGTCGAGCCCTACCCTCAACGCCCACTTCCACCAGTGACCCCTTGCTCTCCCTGTCGCATCCCGTATACAAGCTGCCAAAGCAGCTCGTAGCCAACTTCGCCTCCCTAGGAATCAAAACCATCTACCCGTGGCAGAAGCAATGTCTGCTCGGCCCCGGCCTGCTCTCCGGCGACAAGAACCTGGTGTACAGCGCCCCGACGGGCGGCGGCAAGTCGCTGGTTGCCGACCTGCTCATGCTCAAGAGGGTTCTGGACGACCCGGCCGGCGAGGCCAAGGCCATACTGGTGCTGCCGTATGTTGCGCTAGTGCAGGAGAAGGTCCGTTGGCTGAGGAATGTCGTCAGTGGGATCTCGAGGAGTGGGGATTTGGGGCAGAAGCAGCCTCATCTGGAAGGGAAACAGCAACTGTGGGCAAGGAGGCCGGATAAGGATACCATCAGGGTGGTGGGATTCTTTGGTGGAAGCAAGATGAGGGCTACGTGGGCGGATTTCGATGTTGCGGTTTGCACAATGGAGAAG GCAAACTCCCTCATCAATGCGGCTATAACAGATTGCTCAATATCCAAACTCAGAGCTGTAGTGCTGGATGAGTGCCACATGATTGACGATGGCTATAGGGGATATTTGCTAGAACTGATGACTACGAAACTCTTATGCCTGGACCAGCAGGTACAGATCATTGCAATGAGTGCCACGTTGACA AACATCCGTCTCCTGAAAGACTGGCTAGGGGGCCACTCGTACGAGACACACTACCGACCTGTCCCTATCGAGGAACACCTCGTCTACGACGGCAAGATATACCCAGCAACCACAACCGCCAGTCTTTTGAAAACAGCCAGTCAACTAGACACCAGAaatgccaccaccaccaccaccaccactactactactactcaAGGGCCACCTCCCTCcactacctcctccctccagCACATCCGTTTCATCCACCCCTCCCTTCACCGCGAGTTCAAAGACCCAGTCTTGAACGCCGTCGTCGCTCTAGCCAACGAGACTGCCCGCGCCGGCTACGGCGTCCTTGTCTTTTCCAGCAGTCGCGCCGGCTGCGAATCCGACGCCGTCCTGATCAGCCGCGTCTTGCCCTCCTTCCAAGAAGCCGACCCCCTTATTCGGGAACGCCGTCTCGACCTGCTCAACGACCTCCGTAGCTCCTCCACGGGTCTCGACCCCAAACTCGAGCAGACCATCCCCTGCGGCGTGGCCTTCCACCACGCCGGACTGACCACCGAAGAGCGCGAGCTGATCGCCAACGCCTATGACGCCGGTACCCTGAAAGTCTGTGTGGCCACCGCCTCGCTGGCCGCGGGCATCAACCTGCCCGCGAGGCGGGTGATTTTGCACGGCGCGCGCATGGGTATCGACCTCGTTGGCCCGGCCATGTTGCGGCAGATGCGCGGTCGAGCCGGGAGGAAAGGTAAGGACGAAGTGGGCGAGACGTATCTCTGCTGTCGAAGAAACGACCTGGAGGCCGTGGTAGACCTGATGCACGCGGATCTGCCGCAGATCACGAGCTGTCTGGTCTCGGACGAGCGCCGCATACGGAGGGCGCTGTTGGAGGTGATTGCGATCAAGCTGGCGACGAGCAGGGAGGCATTGGACGAGTACGTGGGGAGGACGATGCTGGCTTGCGAGCAGCGGTtggcggagaaggagacggATGAGTGGGAGGATCAGATCAGGGGCTATATAGAGATTGGGTtggagaagttgaaggagatGGGGTTCATCACGGTAACGGTAGATGAGAGGTTCGAGACGGCGAGCTATAGCACTACGAAGCTGGGAGGGGCGATTGTGGCTAGCTCGCTGGATCCGGAAGATGGAGTGTTTATTCAcaaggagttggagagggCGCTGAAGGGGTTTGTGATGGATGGGGAGATGCATGTTCTGTATAACTTCACGCCGGTGTCGGGTCTGGGAAATGGGACGTCGGTCAACTGGAAGGTGTTCTGGAACGAGATGGAGAAGCTGGATGAGAGTGGGTTGAGAGTGATGAGCTTTCTGGGGTTAAAGCCTGTAGTGTTAAACAGGAT GCTACAAGGCGGCATCCTCAAGGAAACCACAGACGAAGAAAAGGATACTGCCCGTCGCTACCACCGCTTCTACCTTGCCCTCCAGCTCCGCGATCTCTGCAACGAAGTTCCCATCCACCGCGTGGCGCAGAAGTATGATGTGCCCCGAGGTACCGTCCAGACGCTCGCCCAAACCTGTCAGGGGTTCGCCGCTGGCATGATTAAGTTCTGCGAAGCCATGGGATGGGGCGCCATGGCGGCAGCATTGGACCACTTCGCCGACCGGCTCAAGGCCGGAGCCAGGGCTGATCTGCTTAGTCTGTCCAAGATCACGTTTGTCAAGAGCCGGACAGCACGGGTGTTCTGGGACAATGGCTTCAAGACGGTGGCCGTCATCGCGAATGCGGATCCTAAGGAACTCGTGCCCGTGTTGATGCAAGCGCAACCGAACAAGGTCCGGCTGGAGGTCAAAGATGAGCAGAAATACCTGGATAAATTGCTCGCCAAGGCGAAAATTATCACGGATTCTGCGAACAGAATATGGC AAATCGAGATGCAACAGGAACTGATGGAAGAGGAATAG
- the po gene encoding 60S ribosomal protein P0, variant, with the protein MGGKSANKAGYFDKLKGLLEDYRSIFIVSVDNVSSQQMHEIRQSLRGEAVVLMGKNTMVRRALKTFVADTPEYERLLPFVKGNVGFVFTNGDLKEVRDKILANKVAAPARAGAIAPADVWIPAGNTGMEPGKTSFFQALGVPTKIARGTIEITTDLKLVEAGAKVGPSEATLLNMLNISPFTYGMGIAQVYDQGNTFPSDVLDISEEQLLKAFSTAITTIASLSLALNFPTLPSVIHSVVNAYKKVLAVAIETEISWPEIEELKDRIANPEAYASAAPAASTEAAPAAGKAEEKEEEKEESDEDDGGFGGLFD; encoded by the exons ATGGGGGGCAAGTCTGCTAACAAGGCCGGTTACTTCGACAAGCTGAAGGGCTTGTTGGAGGATTACCGgtccatcttcatcgtctcCGTCGACAATGTCAGCTCTCAGCAGATGCACGAGATCAGACAGTCCCTCCGCGGTGAGGCTGTCGTCTTGATGGGCAAGAACACCATG GTTCGCCGTGCCCTCAAGACCTTCGTCGCCGACACCCCCGAGTACGAGCGtctcctccccttcgtcaAGGGCAACGTTGGTTTCGTCTTCACCAACGGCGACCTCAAGGAGGTCCGTGACAAGATCCTCGCCAACAAGGTCGCTGCCCCCGCTCGTGCCGGTGCCATCGCCCCTGCCGATGTCTGGATCCCCGCTGGCAACACCGGTATGGAACCCGGCAAGACCTCTTTCTTCCAGGCCCTCGGTGTCCCCACCAAGATCGCCCGTGGTACCATTGAAATCACCACCGATCTCAAGCTCGTTGAGGCTGGCGCCAAGGTCGGCCCCTCTGAGGCTACCCTGTTGAACATGCTCAACATCTCTCCCTTCACCTACGGTATGGGCATCGCTCAGGTCTACGACCAGGGCAACACCTTCCCCTCCGATGTCCTTGACATCTCTGAGGAGCAGCTCCTCAAGGCTTTCTCCActgccatcaccaccattgcCAGCCTCTCGCTCGCTCTCAACTTCCCCACTCTTCCCTCCGTCATCCACTCCGTCGTCAACGCCTACAAGAAGGTTCTTGCCGTCGCTATCGAGACCGAGATCAGCTGGCCCGAGATCGAGGAGCTCAAGGATCGCATTGCCAACCCCGAGGCTTATGCTTCCGCCGCTCCCGCCGCTTCCACCGAGGCTGCCCCTGCCGCTggcaaggccgaggagaaggaggaggagaaggaggagtctgatgaggatgatggcggcttcggcggtCTCTT CGACTAA
- the msh1 gene encoding MutS2 protein has protein sequence MLPPRPKQVPRRWIASLGQSSCRPCVVNNNIRTAVATVGRGRGAVGVGRYVTTQTSLTSAGSRPSSVLLAVPARPVIDITPCCPRLFQLQIRGKKTRTVVQLNDLPLPSVVESAVNGPLLVVEESVQEEGTSTARRKRIKRTILQLDQLPVSQTTLTSDPILDAQRDINPNEDMDSGKSKRGRRRIVKLDDSSTTPVAMLDEALLPVKEATEEAADVEQNEPSTQRKRDKTRTVRLKEIPQGALLPDESFPPRQQEDQEPAYPAVIQQHRHNMQKFDNCVLLTRVGGFYEMYFEHAEEVGPLLNLKVSQKKTSGGPVSMAGFPFFQLDRYLKVLVEDLNRHVAIAEEYRNSPSEQIKSGGLMHNRRVTRIVTPGTLIDENFMDPYANNYIMAIHLPSDSLEGSSSFQEALNTGTGQKKESLVGLAWLDLSTGNFYTQQTSLIALGSVLLRVSPREIVLDKSLESAEGHDILSVLNEERYPVTYSPQSENIQTLKDWAPMLDAKIPTETVIRFTDDEIKAGNVLLHYVTDRLQGLSMKLQPPIRHDNMQIMTIDKNSMRSLEIKKTMREGFFAGSLLHAIRRTVTKSGARLLNEWLSAPSTSLSVINSRLDLITRFISNPDLSDAITVLLHRSHDTQRLVQKFALNRGDADDLLRLASTIKATEDIVNHLKSTMSSEDNNPEEDDCLTKLIDRISLEQPLKLAKRIWDAIDEEGLVQQHQLEDSETGEMLALAQEIVKGEGTEEDGRALLPKGATAKSNRARAELTQNRNQQEKDLSKDNRKMSLRNYYGEDNQVWIMKPKANRALAKLHAELRSLQEQKEKLTEEFRAKYAAPSLTLNWKAGLGHVCVVRGRDARLAMGETSRRTRTSSSSSNSMSDPIADTTDADAADADGEPIPEPVPEPESLSTLRTLSTTRTTRTFHHPLWTSLGESLDHVRLRIRSEETALFSSLRSNVVTLLIKLRRNALVLDELDIATSLARLATEQNLVRPILHDSSTTNGSQGMGTRTVIVGGRHPTVEPSLLSRGMTFQKNDCLIGSPGQGAIWLITGPNMAGKSTFLRQNALITILAQMGCYVPADYAELGIVDAIFSRVGSADNLYADQSTFMVEMMETAAILRQATPRSFVIMDEIGRGTTPEDGTAVAFASLHHLLTVNKCRGLFATHFHAVGDMLKEQGLVVEDGASSAGASWGVAMYCTDVEEDESGGFVYVHKLRKGMNRQSHALKVARLAGLPEPAIKIAQQVLAVQGVVA, from the exons ATGCTTCCCCCGCGCCCAAAACAGGTTCCGCGCCGCTGGATAGCGTCTCTCGGCCAAAGCAGCTGTCGCCCATGCGTTGTCAATAACAACATTCGAACCGCTGTCGCCACTGTTGGACGTGGTCGTGGTGCTGTCGGTGTCGGTAGATATGTGACCACTCAGACCTCGCTCACTTCCGCCGGGTCTAGACCCTCCAGCGTGCTACTTGCCGTCCCCGCCCGGCCCGTCATCGACATCACGCCGTGTTGTCCTCGACTGTTTCAGCTCCAGATTCGCGGCAAAAAGACCCGGACCGTTGTGCAGTTGAACGATCTGCCCCTTCCGTCCGTCGTTGAATCCGCCGTCAATGGCCCTCTTCTAGTGGTGGAGGAGTCAGTCCAGGAAGAAGGCACCTCGACGGCTCGCCGCAAAAGGATCAAAAGGACGATTCTGCAGCTGGATCAGCTACCCGTGTCCCAGACTACTCTAACCTCGGATCCGATCCTGGATGCTCAGAGAGATATAAATCCAAACGAGGACATGGACTCTGGTAAGAGTAAACGGGGCAGGCGGAGGATTGTCAAGTTAGACGATTCATCCACTACGCCAGTTGCTATGCTCGACGAGGCTCTCCTGCCCGTAAAAGAAGCAACAGAAGAGGCAGCCGACGTAGAGCAGAATGAGCCATCAACACAGCGTAAAAGAGACAAGACGAGGACCGTCAGGTTGAAGGAGATCCCTCAGGGCGCCCTCCTTCCCGACGAGTCTTTCCCGCCACGGCAGCAGGAAGACCAAGAACCAGCTTACCCAGCAGTAATCCAACAGCATCGCCACAATATGCAAAAGTTTGACAACTGCGTGTTGCTGACGCGCGTAGGAGGCTTCTACGAGATGTACTTTGAGCATGCGGAGGAGGTCGGCCCGCTTCTGAACCTCAAAGTCTCACAAAAGAAAACGAGCGGCGGCCCTGTCTCAATG GCTgggtttcctttcttccaacTTGACCGTTACCTTAAAGTCTTAGTCGAAGACCTGAATCGCCATGTAGCCATAGCGGAGGAGTACAGAAATTCCCCTTCAGAGCAGATCAAATCGGGTGGTTTGATGCACAATCGCAGAGTTACTCGCATCGTCACCCCGGGCACTCTGATCGACGAGAACTTCATGGACCCGTACGCGAACAACTACATTATGGCCATTCATCTGCCTTCGGATTCGTTGGAAGGAAGCTCGAGTTTTCAAGAAGCCTTGAACACCGGAACTGGGCAAAAGAAGGAGTCCCTTGTAGGTTTAGCATGGCTAGATTTATCCACGGGCAACTTCTACACCCAGCAGACGAGCCTCATAGCCTTGGGCAGTGTCCTCTTGCGGGTATCTCCGCGAGAAATAGTCCTCGATAAGTCCCTTGAGTCTGCCGAAGGTCACGATATCTTGTCCGTCCTAAACGAAGAGAGATATCCCGTTACTTACTCACCCCAGAGCGAGAATATACAAACCCTCAAGGACTGGGCGCCGATGCTGGACGCAAAAATACCTACAGAAACAGTAATCAGGTTCACGGACGATGAGATCAAGGCAGGCAATGTCTTGCTTCACTATGTTACAGACCGACTTCAAGGCTTGAGCATGAAGCTTCAGCCGCCAATACGTCACGACAACATGCAAATTATGACTATCGACAAGAACAGCATGCGATCTCTGGAGATCAAGAAAACCATGAGGGAAGGCTTCTTCGCGGGAAGCTTGTTACATGCCATCAGAAGGACAGTGACCAAGAGTGGTGCGAGACTGCTTAATGAGTGGCTCA GCGCCCCTTCAACGTCCCTTTCGGTGATAAACTCTCGTCTTGATCTCATAACCCGCTTCATCTCGAACCCAGATCTCAGCGACGCCATCACGGTCCTCCTCCATCGCTCCCACGACACTCAGCGTCTCGTCCAAAAATTCGCCCTCAACCGCGGTGACGCCGACGATCTCCTCCGGCTCGCCAGCACCATCAAGGCCACCGAGGACATCGTCAACCACCTAAAGTCCACCATGTCCTCCGAAGATAATAAcccagaagaagatgattgCCTAACCAAGCTGATCGACCGCATAAGCCTCGAGCAACCCCTCAAGCTCGCCAAGCGGATCTGGGACGCCATCGACGAGGAAGGGCTCGTCCAGCAACACCAGCTCGAAGATAGCGAGACGGGCGAGATGCTTGCTCTCGCGCAGGAAATCGTCAAGGGCGAAgggacggaggaggatgggcgGGCGCTTTTGCCCAAGGGGGCGACGGCCAAGAGTAATAGGGCTAGGGCGGAGCTGACCCAAAACCGAAATCAACAGGAAAAGGATCTGTCAAAAGACAATAGGAAAATGAGTCTGCGAAATTACTACGGCGAAGACAACCAGGTCTGGATCATGAAGCCCAAAGCCAACAGGGCCCTGGCTAAGCTCCACGCGGAACTCAGATCGCTGCAGGAACAAAAGGAGAAGCTCACCGAGGAGTTCCGCGCAAAGTATGCGGCGCCGTCGCTTACGCTGAATTGGAAAGCCGGATTGGGCCATGTTTGTGTCGTTCGAGGGAGGGATGCTCGATTGGCGATGGGAGAAACCAGTCGTCGCACCAGAacatccagcagcagcagcaacagcatgTCCGACCCCATCGCTGACACCACCGACGCCGATGCTGCGGACGCCGATGGCGAACCCATCCCCGAACCCGTCCCAGAACCTGAAtccctctccaccctccGCACGCTCTCTACCACCCGGACCACCCGCACCTTCCACCACCCTCTCTGGACGTCCCTCGGCGAATCCCTCGACCACGTCCGGCTCCGCATTCGCTCCGAAGAGACGGctctcttctcctctctccGCTCCAACGTGGTAACCTTGCTCATTAAACTCCGTCGCAATGCGCTCGTCCTCGACGAGCTCGACATCGCCACCTCGCTGGCCCGGCTGGCGACGGAGCAAAATCTCGTTCGGCCCATTCTGCACGATTCCTCCACTACCAACGGTTCTCAAGGGATGGGCACGAGGACGGTCATAGTAGGCGGTCGCCACCCCACCGTCgaaccctccctcctctctcgAGGCATGACCTTTCAGAAAAACGACTGCCTAATCGGCTCCCCCGGACAAGGTGCGATCTGGCTGATTACAGGACCGAACATGGCTGGTAAGAGCACGTTTCTGCGACAGAACGCGCTGATTACCATCCTGGCGCAGATGGGGTGTTATGTCCCTGCCGATTACGCGGAGCTGGGTATTGTTGATGCCATCTTCAGCAGGGTCGGGTCGGCGGATAACTTGTATGCGGACCAGAGCACTTTCatggtggagatgatggagacgGCGGCGATATTGCGACAGGCGACGCCGAGGAGCTTTGTGATAATGGATGAGATTGGCAGGGGGACGACACCGGAGGATGGCACGGCTGTCGCGTTTGCGAGCTTGCATCATCTGTTGACGGTGAATAAGTGTAGGGGGTTATTTGCGACGCATTTCCATGCGGTTGGGGATATGCTAAAGGAGCAGGGGTtggtggttgaagatggtGCGAGTAGTGCGGGTGCAAGTTGGGGTGTGGCTATGTATTGCACGGAtgtggaagaggacgagagcGGCGGATTTGTCTATGTGCACAAGTTGCGGAAAGGCATGAACAGGCAGAGCCATGCCTTGAAAGTGGCTCGCCTGGCTGGGCTGCCAGAGCCGGCCATCAAGATCGCTCAGCAAGTATTGGCGGTTCAGGGAGTGGTAGCTTAG